In Haliaeetus albicilla chromosome 12, bHalAlb1.1, whole genome shotgun sequence, a genomic segment contains:
- the GLCE gene encoding D-glucuronyl C5-epimerase isoform X3 has translation MMSTPLKGGGKATRSSCRSAGYSKVYTQRAPYHPDGVFMSFEGYNVEVRDRVKCISGVEGVPLSTQWGPQGYFYPIQIAQYGLSHYSKNLTEKPPHIEVYETAEEKDKTSRSADWTVPKGCSLSTVSDKAKFTSVKQFVAPENTEGVSLQLGNTRDFIISFDLKFITNGSVSVVLETTEKNQLFTVHYISNTQLIAFKDRDIYYGIGPRTSWSTLTRDLVTDLRKGVGLSNTKAVKQTKIMPKRVVRLVAKGRGFLDNVTISATAHMAAFFAASNWLVKNQDERGGWPIMVTRKLGEGFKSLDPGWYSAMAQGQAISTLVRAYLLTKDHAFLSSALRATAPYKLPSEQRGVKAVFMNRHDWYEEYPTSPSSFVLNGFMYSLIGLYDLKETAGEKLGKEARVLYERGMESLKAMLPLYDTGSGTIYDLRHFMLGTAPNLARWDYHTTHINQLQLLSTIDESPIFKEFVKRWKSYLRGGRAKHN, from the exons ATGATGAGCACACCGttaaagggaggagggaaggcaaCGAGGTCTTCCTGCCGTTCAGCTGG CTACTCCAAAGTATACACACAGCGAGCACCTTACCACCCCGACGGGGTCTTCATGTCCTTCGAGGGCTACAACGTAGAGGTTCGAGACAGAGTGAAGTGCATAAGTGGTGTTGAAG GTGTGCCATTATCCACACAGTGGGGACCTCAAGGCTATTTCTACCCCATCCAGATTGCACAGTACGGGTTGAGCCACTACAGTAAAAACCTGACAGAGAAACCACCTCACATCGAGGTGTACGAAACAGCTGAAGAGAAGGACAAAACCAGCAGGTCCGCAGACTGGACAGTGCCAAAAGGCTGCTCTCTGTCCACAGTATCTGATAAAGCCAAGTTCACTAGTGTCAAACAGTTTGTTGCTCCAG aaaatacCGAGGGGGTATCTCTGCAGCTTGGGAACACCCgagattttattatttctttcgATCTCAAGTTCATAACAAATGGGAGCGTTTCCGTGGTTCTCGAGACGACGGAGAAGAACCAGCTCTTCACCGTCCACTACATCTCCAACACCCAGCTCATTGCTTTTAAGGACCGAGACATCTACTACGGCATCGGTCCCAGGACTAGCTGGAGCACCCTCACCAGAGACCTGGTGACCGACCTACGGAAAGGCGTCGGCCTCTCGAACACAAAAGCCGTCAAGCAGACCAAAATCATGCCCAAGAGAGTGGTGAGGCTGGTAGCGAAGGGTAGAGGCTTCCTCGATAACGTCACCATCTCGGCCACCGCTCACATGGCGGCTTTTTTTGCGGCCAGCAACTGGCTGGTGAAGAACCAGGACGAGAGGGGCGGCTGGCCCATCATGGTGACGAGGAAGCTGGGGGAAGGCTTTAAGTCCTTGGACCCGGGCTGGTACTCGGCCATGGCGCAAGGACAGGCCATCTCGACGCTGGTGCGGGCGTACCTGCTGACGAAGGACCACGCGTTCCTCAGCTCGGCTCTGCGGGCGACGGCGCCGTACAAGCTGCCGTCGGAGCAGCGCGGAGTGAAAGCCGTCTTCATGAACCGGCACGACTGGTATGAGGAGTACCCGACCTCACCCAGCTCCTTCGTGCTCAACGGTTTCATGTACTCCTTAATCGGGCTGTATGACTTAAAAGAAACGGCCGGGGagaagctggggaaggaggCGCGGGTTCTCTACGAGCGGGGCATGGAGTCCCTGAAGGCCATGCTTCCCCTCTACGACACCGGCTCAGGGACCATCTACGACCTTCGGCACTTCATGCTCGGCACCGCTCCCAACCTGGCCCGATGGGACTATCACACCACCCACATCaaccagctccagctcctcagCACGATAGACGAGTCCCCCATCTTCAAAGAGTTCGTCAAGAGGTGGAAGAGCTACCTGCGAGGCGGCCGGGCAAAGCACAACTAG
- the GLCE gene encoding D-glucuronyl C5-epimerase isoform X1, whose product MSCGLETPPLGICSSALTLFPIIYSLDTVTWYGVNMRCLAARVNYKTLIVICALFTLVMVLLWNRCSSDRAGPFPRSLAGPERRAAAAASESDLARQQSEEASPQEQQKAPPVAGGFNGNKAPGLKYEEIDCLINDEHTVKGRREGNEVFLPFSWVEKYFEVYGKIAQYDGYDRFEFSHSYSKVYTQRAPYHPDGVFMSFEGYNVEVRDRVKCISGVEGVPLSTQWGPQGYFYPIQIAQYGLSHYSKNLTEKPPHIEVYETAEEKDKTSRSADWTVPKGCSLSTVSDKAKFTSVKQFVAPENTEGVSLQLGNTRDFIISFDLKFITNGSVSVVLETTEKNQLFTVHYISNTQLIAFKDRDIYYGIGPRTSWSTLTRDLVTDLRKGVGLSNTKAVKQTKIMPKRVVRLVAKGRGFLDNVTISATAHMAAFFAASNWLVKNQDERGGWPIMVTRKLGEGFKSLDPGWYSAMAQGQAISTLVRAYLLTKDHAFLSSALRATAPYKLPSEQRGVKAVFMNRHDWYEEYPTSPSSFVLNGFMYSLIGLYDLKETAGEKLGKEARVLYERGMESLKAMLPLYDTGSGTIYDLRHFMLGTAPNLARWDYHTTHINQLQLLSTIDESPIFKEFVKRWKSYLRGGRAKHN is encoded by the exons ATGTCTTGTGGATTGGAGACCCCGCCGCTGGGCATTTGCTCTTCTGCCTTGACCCTGTTCCCCATTATCTACAGCTTGGACACCGTTACCTG GTATGGTGTGAATATGCGTTGCTTGGCAGCTCGGGTCAACTACAAGACTTTGATCGTCATCTGCGCCCTCTTCACCCTGGTGATGGTGCTGCTCTGGAACCGATGCTCTTCCGACAGAGCCGGCCCGTTCCCCCGCAGCCTCGCTGGTCCCGAACGCCGAGCCGCTGCTGCAGCCTCCGAGAGTGACCTGGCCCGGCAGCAGAGCGAGGAGGCATCgccccaggagcagcagaaagctcCCCCCGTCGCAGGAGGCTTCAACGGCAACAAAGCCCCGGGGCTGAAGTATGAGGAGATTGACTGTCTGATCAATGATGAGCACACCGttaaagggaggagggaaggcaaCGAGGTCTTCCTGCCGTTCAGCTGGGTAGAGAAATACTTTGAGGTTTATGGGAAAATTGCTCAGTACGATGGTTATGACAGGTTTGAATTCTCTCATAGCTACTCCAAAGTATACACACAGCGAGCACCTTACCACCCCGACGGGGTCTTCATGTCCTTCGAGGGCTACAACGTAGAGGTTCGAGACAGAGTGAAGTGCATAAGTGGTGTTGAAG GTGTGCCATTATCCACACAGTGGGGACCTCAAGGCTATTTCTACCCCATCCAGATTGCACAGTACGGGTTGAGCCACTACAGTAAAAACCTGACAGAGAAACCACCTCACATCGAGGTGTACGAAACAGCTGAAGAGAAGGACAAAACCAGCAGGTCCGCAGACTGGACAGTGCCAAAAGGCTGCTCTCTGTCCACAGTATCTGATAAAGCCAAGTTCACTAGTGTCAAACAGTTTGTTGCTCCAG aaaatacCGAGGGGGTATCTCTGCAGCTTGGGAACACCCgagattttattatttctttcgATCTCAAGTTCATAACAAATGGGAGCGTTTCCGTGGTTCTCGAGACGACGGAGAAGAACCAGCTCTTCACCGTCCACTACATCTCCAACACCCAGCTCATTGCTTTTAAGGACCGAGACATCTACTACGGCATCGGTCCCAGGACTAGCTGGAGCACCCTCACCAGAGACCTGGTGACCGACCTACGGAAAGGCGTCGGCCTCTCGAACACAAAAGCCGTCAAGCAGACCAAAATCATGCCCAAGAGAGTGGTGAGGCTGGTAGCGAAGGGTAGAGGCTTCCTCGATAACGTCACCATCTCGGCCACCGCTCACATGGCGGCTTTTTTTGCGGCCAGCAACTGGCTGGTGAAGAACCAGGACGAGAGGGGCGGCTGGCCCATCATGGTGACGAGGAAGCTGGGGGAAGGCTTTAAGTCCTTGGACCCGGGCTGGTACTCGGCCATGGCGCAAGGACAGGCCATCTCGACGCTGGTGCGGGCGTACCTGCTGACGAAGGACCACGCGTTCCTCAGCTCGGCTCTGCGGGCGACGGCGCCGTACAAGCTGCCGTCGGAGCAGCGCGGAGTGAAAGCCGTCTTCATGAACCGGCACGACTGGTATGAGGAGTACCCGACCTCACCCAGCTCCTTCGTGCTCAACGGTTTCATGTACTCCTTAATCGGGCTGTATGACTTAAAAGAAACGGCCGGGGagaagctggggaaggaggCGCGGGTTCTCTACGAGCGGGGCATGGAGTCCCTGAAGGCCATGCTTCCCCTCTACGACACCGGCTCAGGGACCATCTACGACCTTCGGCACTTCATGCTCGGCACCGCTCCCAACCTGGCCCGATGGGACTATCACACCACCCACATCaaccagctccagctcctcagCACGATAGACGAGTCCCCCATCTTCAAAGAGTTCGTCAAGAGGTGGAAGAGCTACCTGCGAGGCGGCCGGGCAAAGCACAACTAG
- the GLCE gene encoding D-glucuronyl C5-epimerase isoform X2, with amino-acid sequence MRCLAARVNYKTLIVICALFTLVMVLLWNRCSSDRAGPFPRSLAGPERRAAAAASESDLARQQSEEASPQEQQKAPPVAGGFNGNKAPGLKYEEIDCLINDEHTVKGRREGNEVFLPFSWVEKYFEVYGKIAQYDGYDRFEFSHSYSKVYTQRAPYHPDGVFMSFEGYNVEVRDRVKCISGVEGVPLSTQWGPQGYFYPIQIAQYGLSHYSKNLTEKPPHIEVYETAEEKDKTSRSADWTVPKGCSLSTVSDKAKFTSVKQFVAPENTEGVSLQLGNTRDFIISFDLKFITNGSVSVVLETTEKNQLFTVHYISNTQLIAFKDRDIYYGIGPRTSWSTLTRDLVTDLRKGVGLSNTKAVKQTKIMPKRVVRLVAKGRGFLDNVTISATAHMAAFFAASNWLVKNQDERGGWPIMVTRKLGEGFKSLDPGWYSAMAQGQAISTLVRAYLLTKDHAFLSSALRATAPYKLPSEQRGVKAVFMNRHDWYEEYPTSPSSFVLNGFMYSLIGLYDLKETAGEKLGKEARVLYERGMESLKAMLPLYDTGSGTIYDLRHFMLGTAPNLARWDYHTTHINQLQLLSTIDESPIFKEFVKRWKSYLRGGRAKHN; translated from the exons ATGCGTTGCTTGGCAGCTCGGGTCAACTACAAGACTTTGATCGTCATCTGCGCCCTCTTCACCCTGGTGATGGTGCTGCTCTGGAACCGATGCTCTTCCGACAGAGCCGGCCCGTTCCCCCGCAGCCTCGCTGGTCCCGAACGCCGAGCCGCTGCTGCAGCCTCCGAGAGTGACCTGGCCCGGCAGCAGAGCGAGGAGGCATCgccccaggagcagcagaaagctcCCCCCGTCGCAGGAGGCTTCAACGGCAACAAAGCCCCGGGGCTGAAGTATGAGGAGATTGACTGTCTGATCAATGATGAGCACACCGttaaagggaggagggaaggcaaCGAGGTCTTCCTGCCGTTCAGCTGGGTAGAGAAATACTTTGAGGTTTATGGGAAAATTGCTCAGTACGATGGTTATGACAGGTTTGAATTCTCTCATAGCTACTCCAAAGTATACACACAGCGAGCACCTTACCACCCCGACGGGGTCTTCATGTCCTTCGAGGGCTACAACGTAGAGGTTCGAGACAGAGTGAAGTGCATAAGTGGTGTTGAAG GTGTGCCATTATCCACACAGTGGGGACCTCAAGGCTATTTCTACCCCATCCAGATTGCACAGTACGGGTTGAGCCACTACAGTAAAAACCTGACAGAGAAACCACCTCACATCGAGGTGTACGAAACAGCTGAAGAGAAGGACAAAACCAGCAGGTCCGCAGACTGGACAGTGCCAAAAGGCTGCTCTCTGTCCACAGTATCTGATAAAGCCAAGTTCACTAGTGTCAAACAGTTTGTTGCTCCAG aaaatacCGAGGGGGTATCTCTGCAGCTTGGGAACACCCgagattttattatttctttcgATCTCAAGTTCATAACAAATGGGAGCGTTTCCGTGGTTCTCGAGACGACGGAGAAGAACCAGCTCTTCACCGTCCACTACATCTCCAACACCCAGCTCATTGCTTTTAAGGACCGAGACATCTACTACGGCATCGGTCCCAGGACTAGCTGGAGCACCCTCACCAGAGACCTGGTGACCGACCTACGGAAAGGCGTCGGCCTCTCGAACACAAAAGCCGTCAAGCAGACCAAAATCATGCCCAAGAGAGTGGTGAGGCTGGTAGCGAAGGGTAGAGGCTTCCTCGATAACGTCACCATCTCGGCCACCGCTCACATGGCGGCTTTTTTTGCGGCCAGCAACTGGCTGGTGAAGAACCAGGACGAGAGGGGCGGCTGGCCCATCATGGTGACGAGGAAGCTGGGGGAAGGCTTTAAGTCCTTGGACCCGGGCTGGTACTCGGCCATGGCGCAAGGACAGGCCATCTCGACGCTGGTGCGGGCGTACCTGCTGACGAAGGACCACGCGTTCCTCAGCTCGGCTCTGCGGGCGACGGCGCCGTACAAGCTGCCGTCGGAGCAGCGCGGAGTGAAAGCCGTCTTCATGAACCGGCACGACTGGTATGAGGAGTACCCGACCTCACCCAGCTCCTTCGTGCTCAACGGTTTCATGTACTCCTTAATCGGGCTGTATGACTTAAAAGAAACGGCCGGGGagaagctggggaaggaggCGCGGGTTCTCTACGAGCGGGGCATGGAGTCCCTGAAGGCCATGCTTCCCCTCTACGACACCGGCTCAGGGACCATCTACGACCTTCGGCACTTCATGCTCGGCACCGCTCCCAACCTGGCCCGATGGGACTATCACACCACCCACATCaaccagctccagctcctcagCACGATAGACGAGTCCCCCATCTTCAAAGAGTTCGTCAAGAGGTGGAAGAGCTACCTGCGAGGCGGCCGGGCAAAGCACAACTAG